Part of the Antennarius striatus isolate MH-2024 chromosome 6, ASM4005453v1, whole genome shotgun sequence genome, atcaTTTGAATGCAGTGACATCTGATGTCATTTATCTGTCCTGTGTGACCCGGTCGGTTCCCTTCGATGCATCTGTCAATCATTTCTCCTCTGGTCCTGCAGAATGGGCCACGTTCGCTCTGGGCCCCGGCCACGGCGTCCAGCTCAAGTCCGGCCGCCTGCTGATTCCTGCCTATGCGTATCACATTTCACGCAAAGAGTGCTTCGGACAGCTCTGCCAAACCACTCCGCACGCCTTCTGCTTTTACAGCGATACCCACGGGCGAACCTGGCGTTTTGGGGAGGCGATACGAGGGCCGCAGAGCGTGGAGTGTCAGATGGTGTCTGTGGATGAAGAGGACGGGACCAACGTGTTGTACTGCAACGCGCGGAGTCCTCTGGGGTACCGGGTGCAGGCCCTCAGCCTGGATGACGGGCTGGTGTTTCAGGAGGGGCAGCTGGTGCAGCGGCTGGTGGAGCCTGGAAACGGTTGTCATGGCAGCATCGTGGGGTTCCCTGCCCCGTTGAATTCACGTCACTCTCTTGAGAATCGCTCGTGTAAACCTGTGTATCGCTGCAGACACTGGACACCTGGCATGGCGTGTTCATATAACACGTCTCCCTCCTCAGACATCATCACTAACCTTTCATCCAATCATATTGCCCCTCCGGACTTCCTCACGCCCACCTGGGTTGTGTACTCCCACCCAACATGGAACACCGCACGCAAGGATCTGGGTGTCTTCCTCAGCCCATTTCCACGTGATCCAGACAGTTGGCGTGGCCCCTGGGTGATCTACGAGGGGCCCAGCGCGTACTCTGACCTCGCCTACCTGGAGCTGTCGCCCTCCCCCGGCGCGCCGCCCGCTGTGGCCTTCGCCTGCCTGTTCGAGTGTGGCAGCAGAACGGCATACGACGAAATCTGCTTCTGCATCTTCACCCTCTATGAACTCTTTGACAACCTGCCACACGACCAAGTTCCTGAGACAAGTTGGAGACAAGATGTTCAAACTGCACCAGTGTCCCGTCGGggaaagcagaggaagaagaacaagCTGACTGAAGTGTGCTCTGTGGCTTAAATGTCTTAGTTATTTCTTTATAAATAGATAGTTTTACGAATGTCTATGAAAACTATCACAGAAAAGTTCATCCAGCAGTCAAGTCATAAATGAATGTGTTGGACTTTAATGGACTAAATGTAAACGgcaaggatgaaaatgagaaactCCTCTGTGTCATTTAATCATGTTTAACTTAAAACAATCAAATCTGAACATTTCTAAATATTTCAACAGAAATTGAACAAATTCATAATTTATCACAGAGCTGTGTTGGGTTGTTTACCAATCTACGTTGGATTATGGCACAAGGGATTATAAGATTTTATCCTGTGTATTAGTAAACGATAATAAGGTGATTACTGActgtaaataaatcattgtAGAACACTGTACACATTCCTGATGGAACCTGTTTGAGAACTTTTTATAGCTCAATTCATCAATAATCAATTTCAATCAAATTAATTCAGTTTCAGTGTGATTTGAGGTCAGAATTTGTGCCACTCAAGTTCTACTGACCTTTaaattttctgtctttgtctgtcgGGAGAATtttgttgaaagaaaaataatctaattttagGAAATTAAAAATCTCAGCGATGAGCTGGAAACGTATCCGGAGCGTATCCCCCCCGCCTCACTCTTGTAAGTCGGATGGGATAGAGGCtctagcaacccccgtgacccacgacagcagaAGAACTAGTtcagaaaaagaatgaattacAGTAATAAGTCTAAATTGTGTTCAATTTAGACTTATTATTAGCATGTTCAAAACTTTATGTTCAAACAACGGTTTTACACGACTTTCTAATGACAATTTCTgaaatatgaggaaaaaaaccaacaaattcATCATCTGccgttttatttttatttttcatccattaTCAGAAACATTCCTTCAAGTCTTCAGGCTAAACATAGAGAATGAGATTAGAGAAATCAAAAGCTCCTGATTGATCACACGATGAGTTCTGTCCCAACAACCTTCTGTAATGTCTAGGATGAACtgtaatttttgaaaatgtcagtCATTCATATTTAAAGCTCCTCTTTCATCAAACAAAAAACTCCACCAAACACAGAAGTTGAATAGAATACAGAGAGAACGTTCCCTGGTTTGACGTCATGTCAGTCACCAGGACATGTTTTCTGGACCATTTATGTATTTACCTTGGATAATGATTATCTTAGCTACTTTCTAATTTTAAGTCTTAAAATGCGTATTCATTCACCTTCTTGAAAATGAAACAACGGGAATTGTCTTGTCTTCGGCTGCTTATCAAATCAGGGTCACAGGCAAAGTACACTCTCAACAAGTCGCCAGTTCcttgcagggccacacagaaagacacccACCCACTCAGGCTCACACCTAATTCACCTaacctgcatgtttttggtggtgggaggaagctggagaacccacgtagacacgagaacatgcaaacaccaCACAAAAAGGCCCCTGGTGGAGTCAAACCAAGGACCTAAACTGTGTTTTCTGGGTTTTAAGCAGCGCTGCAGTTCTTCTAGAATAATATTCACAGCTGCTCCAACAGCAGATGTTCCCACGGAAACAACCGCTACTTGTCTTATCAACTCTTCTGATGGTGctgagagcagaaaaaaaaacccatgataAAACAGAGCAGTTTGATTagttaagaaaaagaaaaaacacattcagtatGATCTGGACAGTCTCTCACCAGagacccccccccttcctcatTTACCCAACTCTGCCCTAACAGGAGGGTCATTACCTTGAGGGTCATTACCCTGCCAGATCTCTTTCACTGGATTTGTCTTTTCCCTGCCTCTGGCTTTGTGTTTTCCACACTACTGTATAATGGCTCTGAGGATCGTAGTAGTTCTGGCTGTGTTAACGGGGGTCACTGGAAGCCCCAACGCAACCATGAGACCTGAGGCCGCTTCATCGGACATGACGGCTAATCCCAACAGCGTCCCAGAGACGGTGGAGGAAACACACGCCTTTGGACAGGTGAGAGCCGACAAGAGCCAGTGCTTTGGGGTGGAACAGTTAGACTGAACACATGGACAGACTGTAGACGtccagaaacaaagaaagggaCCACttttaaagacacacacacatataaataaatatatatatatatatatatgtttattgaAATCAATATAATCAAGACCATAGTTTACAAATCCATTATAAGCCTGAGTCAGACACTGAGGTTTCCTTGACAACCGCTAAGGCGTCACTAAAGTCATTGTTAGACATGTCAAACATTTGTGGGATAAAACAGCTTTACCTATACAATAAAAGTGTCACATTTTTACACGCCTCCATAATTAAATGCAGTATTGATCATGATGACGAGGACGATAAGGGCTGGTGATGTCTCGGCGTTTCCTAGTTTTCCTTCTCAGTTCCTGCTCTTGCTCTTCTTGGCAGGCAGTCGTCCTGTAGCCTCTAAGTATTTGTTGGCGAGTTGCTCTTGTGTTGCGGGTAAGCAGGGCATGTATCTGCTGTACTCCATGGTGAACTCACCTTTTCCCTGTACACACAACGACAGAGAATGTAGAAGTTATAATGGACTATGGAAGTTGTCTGAATGAGGAGGCTCTCCTGATGGTACTAGGCTAGAAAAAAATAACTGTACTGCATATTTTTCATGGTTATGTTTCTTATTTCAGACTATATTCACCTGGAAAAAGGTTTGAATTTCACTTCTTAAGTCCCTAAAATACAGGAACTTTTAAGGATCAGCTGCTAATGCCTTGGTGTCAAATACCACAGCACAACTTCAGAGGTCTACTGGTGTCCATGCATTGACAGGTCAGCAGAGAAAACCTACAAATGTTAGGGATACAGATTCCATTCCTGATCGGTGTCAGGTGAAGACTTACTTCAGTACAGGTGCGTAGTTCTGACGAGTAGCCGAACATGTTGTTTAAGGGAATCTGTTGGGGGAAACACACTGaaattagtgaaacacaagtaACAGTGAAGGATGTGGTAACAAATAGAATGAGTTCAAAACTCTAAACCCAGGCCATGTGTAGAAAAGATGTAAACTGGACTCACATCAGCGTAGACCGTGAAGTAGCCTTCAGCTTCATCCTGTCCTGTGATCACACCGTGACGAATATTCACCCCTGCGATCACTTCTCCCTGAAACTCCTGTGGTGCAGTGATTTCCACAGACATGACCGGCTCCAGGATGATTATGTTGGCGTTTTCCATCGCTTgggtgaacaaaaaaaaaagaaccagcaTTAGCATCCAACACAGAATTTCATGATGAATAATAAAGTCTTGAGGTGATGCAGCCGGCCACACCTTGTTTCAGAGCACCTTCTCCTGCTCTTATGAAGGAGGCCTCGTTGGAGTCCACTATGTGATGCGCCCCGTCTTCCAGGACGAATCTGACTCCTGAGATCTTGTGTCCGCTCAAGGGTCCCTTCTCACAGGCCTCCCTGAAGCCCTGCAGCACGGTGGGGAGAATGATTCAGTGGATTCTATTAGTTTTCACGCAAATAGCTGCACTTTGACCGTGGATGCATTAAAGTTTAGCTTGATGAACCTTTTCGACAGCCGGCACCAACTGCTTTGGGACGTTTGTTCCAAGTGTCTCGTCTTCAAACTCCAACTTGTTGGAATGTTCCAGTTCAAGAGGCACAAGCACCCCGATAACTTTACCGTACTGGCCAGAGCCGCCGCTCTGCTTCTTGTGAGTGTAGTTAAACCTGTGGGAAACATTCGCATCTTAAATCAAGATGGGGTAAACAGTCATATTTACATACATTCAGTATTGCTTGTGTGAAATTTATGATTCTTGTTTGAGAGAATCGTGAGTCTATTTGCTCCTATTATGTCGAGCTGAATCAAAAGGCAGCGTAAGAAACGACAGAAATATTGTTCTGTCTCTTTAAAAAGGGGGCAGTCCTTAAAGGGTCCCAGtggacaggaagtaggaagtgTTCTTTCTGCATGAGGAGCAGCTGAGACTGAACATCGCCCACCTGCTACACAAACAGAGCATTCCAGTCAGAGGCACGGCAGGAAGTCACActcctttatttattcaatctGCTGTCACGTTGTCAGCTGTAGAAATTCCTCCTGTTCTCTCGGACTTCTACAGATTTACTTGATTGTTTTTAGCGGATGTTGTCACAGAGGCTTTTctgactgacaaacaaacacaaggcaACAGCTCCAAACCGCTGACATCTGAGGGTCAAAGTCCTATCTCCGTtcattacttcttttttttctcattacacTCAGTCTGTACTTTTTTTCTGGCAAAacagaaggaagaggaaaaggaagctgAGGAGGAAGTTATGGCCACTGGGGAGCTGAACCCCAATCACTACCCGGCCCAGAGGGCGGCCAAAGTGGTCCAACACTATCTGAACAGCCGCCATGGCTCTCCACACAGACTGTTCAAGGTGCACAGGGTCCACAGAGCGTTTGCAGAGGTTTGTCGACTTATAAACTTTACTTTGTCGTGAAGAGATAAATGTGTCGACTCCTATTAACTGCAGTCGCCTCTTCCCCTTTTAAGGATGTaccagacacaggaagaaagtATCACCTGGATGTCTCGATCCAGGAGATAATGAGCAACGTGAGTCACTGTCGTAGTTTCAAAGCTTGTGAAAATTATCACTGAGACAGCTCTGGGCTTACTTTACTGTCCAAATCTGTTTGGTTTTGTAGTGACAATAAATTTAACAAagtaaagacaaaaaatgaGTGTGTGAAATACGTAGTCAGAAATCCCTTCCCAGACAATAAAAAAAGCCCAATAAATCACACATACAATAAAATTTGTCAGTAAATAATGTCACTGAAAGCTTAAGACCTCATTGAACATCTCTGAAAGTATTGTTTGCTTCCTCAAATTGGGCCCACTACTCGACTTTAAGTACATTCATGCTTAAAGTTGAGTAATCGTTGGCTTTAGATTGAGCAGGTCTGTCCAGACTTGAAGATGCAGACTATCATGTTTCCTTTATCCTGTTTGCTCCCTTTCAATCCGCTGCCCTTCCCTGCAGGTGACAGAGAAATGCTCTGCGGAGGTTTTGTTTCCCGGTGGGGAGCAGCAGGGCTCGGCCCGGATCCAGGCTTCATGTGAGGAGCTCCTTAAAATCAACTCCACAACTCAAGACCAGGCTTTTTATCAACAGTACAAGAATAACCAAACCCTGGTGACGGCCCAATATCTGCCTGGTACGCACAGTAGAACAAACTCtattcaacacaaaaacacagacattgcACATCACTGCAGGATCATGGGGTTTTAAAGGTGTCATAATAAAGCACTGAACGTCTTCATAAAACACTGATGTTCCGACAGACAGCTACGGGCACGTCTCTCCCTGCATGGAGCCTCTAAGGACCCTGGGCATCGTGGCCTCCAGCGTCGTCATGCTAAACCAGTCCAGTGAAAACACTCTGTACAACATGGTTCAGGTGGCCAACCTCACACAACTGGTACGTCCTCCCACCCACTGCTGGCTCATTTGTCCTCAGTTTGTAAGCAAAGTTAACTTTGAGTAGCGAATTAACGGTACTCAAAGTGATTAAATTGGGTCATTTTAATCTAAAAGGGGCAGACTGGAAGACATTTATCTCTGAGGCTGAGAGTCCTCCCGTGTCTGCCTTGGGTGCGATTTGGTCTTTTGATGAGCGTCTTCCCCCACACTGTCTTCCACAATTCCTGTCACCCTATTCAAGCTGTCCTACCAACTATAATGGCTGAAAATCACGTCGTGATAATAATCTGCTCCACTTAGCTGAAATAAGACGATTTATGACCTTTTCATTTCGTGGGGACGAAGACTTACATGAAGCAGTGAAATGCATCCTTTTTAAAGGAAGCTATAGACCGCCTGAAGCAGACGACGTTAGCAAAGAAAGAGTGGCTATCATAATCATTAGATCTTATAGTCACCTCATGCAAAGAAAAGCCTGACTTTATCCACTCTGTATCACAACCCACCACCATTCACTGTTTTTGTTAAGTtgaaatttttttcccctcatttgCGGCAGTCGACTGAGAACGACCAGCTGAAGTTTCACTATCACGTGCTGCTCCATGACATGGTGTCACAGGTATTATTATCAACTCTCTCTTTAACGTATATCCGACTGCAGATAggtatatactttattaatcccacagcTACGTTATTTTGTCATTACACctaaagacaaattaaaaaaaaataaaaaaatatcattgCTTTCATCACTAAATAATCCCAAAATAATAAGAATCactgtgggggttttttctttacGATGATTGCTTTATATCAAACAAGTATTGAGTCCATGTTTGTACGGTAGCTCAGAATGACCAAACCAAACATTAAATCAAGAGAAAGCCTCCTGTACTAAATAATTTCAGTACACTGACATATAGTGATCTTACAATGAATTTATCTCTGTGATTTAACTGTGAACATCATGTGAGATCCACTCTTTCATCCTTGATAATCTGTAATATTCTTATTTTATGTTTAGGAAATCATTAACTGGAAACTGCTGttcacctggtctcctgcagaGGGGGTTAAAGTCGAGCAGATGGAACAGCTGCCTCACTGCCACTCCTGTGAGAAACCTCCAAACACAAACTAAAAGCGGCCTGACGTCACCCACACCACCATTACCACCACAAACAGCTCGATGCTCACAACTTGTGTCTGTGGTGACGCTGAAGGAACTACAGGAAGTTCAGGCTGTCAAAGAGTTCATGGAAGGCATCGCattcagtgatgatgatgatgataatactTTGCACTCATTTTGCAGCACAT contains:
- the lxn gene encoding latexin isoform X2 encodes the protein MATGELNPNHYPAQRAAKVVQHYLNSRHGSPHRLFKVHRVHRAFAEDVPDTGRKYHLDVSIQEIMSNVTEKCSAEVLFPGGEQQGSARIQASCEELLKINSTTQDQAFYQQYKNNQTLVTAQYLPDSYGHVSPCMEPLRTLGIVASSVVMLNQSSENTLYNMVQVANLTQLSTENDQLKFHYHVLLHDMVSQEIINWKLLFTWSPAEGVKVEQMEQLPHCHSCEKPPNTN
- the neu4 gene encoding sialidase-4 codes for the protein MRSPYFPARTVLFHKEPNGVTYRVPALLYLFRSRCFLAFCEERLSPSDSQAHLLVMRKGTFYRNYVEWEDMHVLGTALLPGYRSMNPTPVYDDFTGTLFLFFIAVLGHTSESYQLVTGKNVTHLCFICSTDDGETWSPVTDLTKNVIGDTIKEWATFALGPGHGVQLKSGRLLIPAYAYHISRKECFGQLCQTTPHAFCFYSDTHGRTWRFGEAIRGPQSVECQMVSVDEEDGTNVLYCNARSPLGYRVQALSLDDGLVFQEGQLVQRLVEPGNGCHGSIVGFPAPLNSRHSLENRSCKPVYRCRHWTPGMACSYNTSPSSDIITNLSSNHIAPPDFLTPTWVVYSHPTWNTARKDLGVFLSPFPRDPDSWRGPWVIYEGPSAYSDLAYLELSPSPGAPPAVAFACLFECGSRTAYDEICFCIFTLYELFDNLPHDQVPETSWRQDVQTAPVSRRGKQRKKNKLTEVCSVA
- the lxn gene encoding latexin isoform X1 → MALRIVVVLAVLTGVTGSPNATMRPEAASSDMTANPNSVPETVEETHAFGQKEEEKEAEEEVMATGELNPNHYPAQRAAKVVQHYLNSRHGSPHRLFKVHRVHRAFAEDVPDTGRKYHLDVSIQEIMSNVTEKCSAEVLFPGGEQQGSARIQASCEELLKINSTTQDQAFYQQYKNNQTLVTAQYLPDSYGHVSPCMEPLRTLGIVASSVVMLNQSSENTLYNMVQVANLTQLSTENDQLKFHYHVLLHDMVSQEIINWKLLFTWSPAEGVKVEQMEQLPHCHSCEKPPNTN